The segment TACTATGAAATAGGTTTCGCAAAAGTCAAAGCGCGCGTCTTTTAAAAGCGCCGAAAGCGAGCTCACCGTTTTGCTCTTGCCCGCCTCAACGCTCATGAAAGCGAGGCCGTCTTTTATGTAAACGTATGAGTTTGTTTTACGTATGCGGTAATATTCCGCGTCGGAAAAGTTTTTGTCATACCAGCGCTTGATTTCAAGAGAATATTTGAGCGGGACGCGCGCCACGTCCTTCATGTCATAAAAGGTGAGCACCATGACCTTTACCGGAATAGCTCCTGCCTCCGCGGAGGCGCTAAACAAACAAAAAATAAACAGAAGCAGCGTTATCGCCGCGGTTTTTATCCTCATCAAACCACTCCAAACCACCTGCCGGAAGCCGGCAAATTTAGATTTGGAGAGTATATCATCAACTGCCGAATCAATTTTAGGTAGGATTACGTAAATGCTCTTTATTGCGTCAAATAGTTATTAAAATAAAAAAACAACGCCGGTCGTTTTAAATCAGAAACCAAAACGGCCGACGTTGTTTATAAATTGCTTAATGGAGCGTTTGCTGCAGGAAGAGAGTGACTAGCCCAGCGCCTCTTCCATTTTTGCCGCGGTCTTTACGGAGTAGTCGGCAATTTCGGCGAGCGCCTTTTTCATGCGCTCGCCGCACTGTGCGGCGAAGGCTTCGTCTTTTACTCCGGGGAGGTTGATGCGGACGTTGTATGAGGCGGCTTTGCCTGCGGCGTCGGCGAGCAGCGCAGCGCTTCCGGCGTCGCTTGCGGCGTTCGGGTTGCCGAAAGAGGCCGCTTCAAAAGCGAGCTTCGCGGCTTCTGCGCAGGTCTCAAGCGTAAGCAGGGGAACCTCCGTCGCCGTCTTTGTGGCCTCTGCCATCGCGGTCTTTCTTGCCGCCTTTTCTTCGTCTGTGTCTTTGGGCATCTTCATTGCCGCCATGAAGACGTTGAAGGACTCTGTGTCGTCGTTCATCAGTTTCACGAAGTCGGCGCGCAGCTTCTCGCTTGCGTCGAAGACCTGCTGCATCGTATCCCAGTTGTCCTTGTATTTTTCTTTGCCTATCGTGAGGTTCCCCACCATTGAAGTGAGGCCTGAGGCGAGTGAGCCGCAGAGCGCGGCTACGCTTCCGCCGCCGGGGGCCGGCGAGTTTGAGGCAAGTTCATCTATAAATGCTCCGACTGTCATTTCTTCAAATTTCATTTTCATGCTCCCTTTCTTTTAAAATGACGGACGGAAAAGTCCGCCGCTTTAGCAAATTTATCCGTCCGTCAATTTGTCTTATAATGGTAATAATGTTACTTTGTCGTCTTTACGAGCTCCGTCAAGTATTCTTCGTCAGCAATATATGGGAGCGTGATGTGGCCGTCGCTGCGTTTTGCGTTGAAGGTCTCTACCGTTTCGATGGCGTGGTCGTTACGCGCCCAGGCGCGGCGCGCGACTCCGCTCATGACGTCCCAGCTCATTGACTCAAGTATGGTGCGGTCTATTCTCTCGCTTCCGTCAAGGACGAGGCCGAAGCCGCCGTTGATTGATTTGCCGGTGCCTACTCCGCCGCCGTTGTGCAGCGCTACGAGGCTCATGCCGCGTGCGCAGTTTCCAGCGAAGCAGTGGATGGCCATTTCGCCCATGATGTTGCTTCCGTCTTTGATGTTTGATGTCTCACGGAAGGGCGAGTCTGTGCCGGATACGTCGTGGTGGTCGCGGCCGATCATTACGGGGCCGATCTCGCCATTTCTCACCATTTCGTTGAATTTGAGAGCTATCTTCATGCGGCCCTCTTCATCCTGATAGAGGATGCGGCACTGTGTGCCTACTACGAGCTGGTTCTTCTCGGCGTCGCGGATCCAGACCCAGTTGTCGTGGTCCTGGAAACGGCGCTTCGGGTCGATGCAGTCCATAGCGGCCATGTCGGTCTTTTTGAGATCCTCGGGGTCGCGGGAGAGGCAGCACCAGCGGAAGGGGCCGTAGCCGTAGTCAAAGAGCAGCGGGCCCATTATATCTTCTACGTATGAGGGGAAGATGAAGCCTTCAAAGGTGTTTTCGCCGTTCAGCGCTATTTCTTTCACGCCAGCGTCGAAGACCGCGCGCATGAAGGCGTTGCCGTAGTCGAAGAAGTATGTGCCCCTCGCAGCGAGAGCCTTGACGAGTTCAAAATGCTTTTTCAGCGACTTGTCTACGAGACGTTTGAATTCTTCTTTGTCTTCGCCGAGGAGGCGCGTCCTCTCTTCAAATGAGACGCCCTGCGGGCAGTAGCCGCCGTCGTATACGGCGTGGCAGGAGGTCTGGTCGGAGAGAAGTTCGACCTTCTTGTCGTGGTCAAGCGCGTACTGGAGCAGGTCCACGATGTTGCCTTCGTAGGCTATCGAGAGCGCTTCGCCCGCGGCCATCGCCTCTTCGGCCCATTTGAAGGCCTCCGCGAGGTCCGTCGTTCTTTTGCTGACCCAGCCCTGGCTGTGGCGCGTATCAATGCGTGACGGGTCTACCTCGGCTATTATCGAGGCTGCTCCCGCGATGTCCGCGGCCTTGGGCTGCGCGCCGCTCATGCCGCCCAGTCCAGAGGAGATGAAGAGATGTCCCGCGAGGCCCTTGCCTTCTGGAAGATGGAACATCTTGCGGCCGGCGTTGAGCAGCGTGTTGTATGTTCCGTGAACGATGCCCTGAGGCCCGATGTACATCCAGCCGCCGGCTGTCATCTGTCCGTAGTTCGCGACGCCAAGAGCGGTCGCGCGGCGGAAGTTTTCGGGGTCGTCAAAGAGGCCGACCATCAGTCCGTTTGTGAGGATGACGCGCGGAGCGGAGGGATGCGAGCGGAAGAGTCCGAGCGGATGCCCCGACTGTACTACCAGCGTTTGGTCCGCTGTGAGCACTTCAAGATACTTTTTGATGAGGAGGTACTGCATCCAGTTCTGACATACCTGCCCCGTCTCGCCGTATGTGACCAGCTCGTAGGGATAGAGGGCCACGTCGAAGTCGAGGTTGTTTTCGATCATTACCTGGAAGGCCTTGCCTTCGGTGCATTTGCCCTTGTATTCGTCAATAGGCTTTCCGTAAAGTTTACCGGCGGGACGGAAGCGATAACCATAGATGCGTCCGTGTTCCTTGTATTCTTCGAGGAACTCGGGGGCGAGCTCTTTATGGTATTCTTCGGGGATATAGCGGAGGGCGTTCTTAAGAGCAAGCACCACCTCTTTGTCGTTAAGTACCTGGCCGCGGTTCGGCGCTCTTCTTATTCCAGGCTCAAACTCCGGCTTCTTTGGAAGTCCGTTCGGAAATTCCAGTCTTAGTTCTAATGCCTTTCCTGATGCATCATGCATTTCTGTCAGCTCCATTCTTTTTTGATATATCAAAAAATTATTTCTTGACGTAGACGATTTTCATACTATACTAATTGTAGCGCAAAGATTTAGGATTGAAAAGTATTAAAGTGCGAAAGCATCAAATTTCCATAAAATTTCCAGAGGTTTCATTGACCAGAGGTTTTAAATTTCTTGAGTAATTATAACATGCTTGAAAAAAAGATTCCACAATAAGTAAATAAATTTAAGGAGGAGTATTTTATGTCAACGGTAGTGCTCAACGGTAAATCACTGACCCTTCAGGATGTAGTCAACGTAGCGCGCAAAGGTTATAAGATAGAGATAGCGCCGGAGGCCAAAGAACAGATCAAGGAATGCGCTCAGGCAGTCCTCAACTGGGTGCAGGAAGGCCGCGTCGTATACGGCATCACAACTGGCTTCGGCGACCTTGCCTCCGTCAGCATCCCTGAGGACAAGTGCCGCACGCTTCAGGAGAACCTGCTTCTTTCGCACGCCTGCGGCATGGGCGAACCATACGCCGAAGACGTCGTCCGCGCGATTATGCTTCTTCGCATCAACACCCTCTCACGCGGTTATTCCGGAATCAGCCTCAACACGCTCCAGCAGATGGTGGACTATCTCAATAAAGGCATCATTCCAGTCGTTCCTACACAGGGTTCCGTCGGCGCAAGCGGCGACCTCTGCCCTCTTTCACATATCGCCATCACCCTGATAGGACACGGCGACGTCTTCTACAAGGGCGAGCGTATGCACGTCACGGAAGCTCTGAAAAAAGAGGGCATGACGCCGGTACAGCTCCAGCCCAAAGAGGGCCTCGCGCTGAACAACGGCACAACTGTCATGAACGCGGTCGCCGCGCTTTGCGTGGCTGACGCGGAGATCATGATGAAGAACGCCGACATCGCGGCCTCAATGTCCGCGGAAGCGCTCCACGCCGTGCCCTACGCATTCGACAAGAGAACGCACGAGCTTCGTCCGCACGTCGGACAGGGCGTCGTTGCGGAGAATATGCGCCGCCTCATCGAAGGCAGCGAGATAGTCGAACATTTCAAGAAAGACCGCGTACAGGACGCCTACTCGCTGCGCTGCCTGCCGCAGGTCAACGGCTCATGCCGCGACGCTCTGGGCTACGTAAAAGAGAAGGTCGAAATAGAGATAAACTCCGTTACGGACAACCCGATAGTCTTCTTTAAGGACGGCGACGTCATAAGCGGCGGCAACTTCCACGGCGAGCCTCTTGCCATGGTGATGGACTTCTTCGGCATTGCAGTCGCGGAATTTGCGAGCATAGCGGAACGCCGCGTGGCGCGCATGGTTGACCATAAGCTTTCCGACCTGCCCCCGTTCCTCGTCTCCGACAGCGGCGTCAACAGCGGCTTCATGATCCCGCAGTACACGGCGGCGGCTCTCGTCTCTGAGAACAAAGTGCTCGCGCATCCCTCGGTCGTCGATTCCATCCCGACTTCCGCAAACCAGGAGGACCACGTTTCCATGGGCGGCTACAGCGCGCGCAAGGCACGCCAGATATTGGACAACACAAACAAGGTCATAGCTATCGAGTACGTCAACGCGGCTCAGGGAATGGACTTCCGCGCCCCGCTGAAACCGGGCAAAGGCTCAGAGGCCGCCTTCAAAGAATTCCGCAAACATATCCCCTTCTACGAAAAGGACCAGTACATGCAGCCGCTTCTTCTGAAGTCGCTTGAACTTGTCGAGGCCGGGACCATCGTAGAGGCGGTCGAGGAAAAGATCGGCGCGCTTAAATAGACGTTAGTTTTACGCGGACGTGATAATATATCAATAGAAAAATCTACCGCCGGTGAGGCGCGCCGGGAATGGCGTGTTTTGCCGGCGGCATATTAAGAAAGGCAGGAGTTTTTAGATGGCAATGCAGTTGATAGAATGTGTCCCCAATTTCAGTGAGGGCAGAAGACAGAACGTTATTGACGAAATAGTGAACTGCTTTAAGGGCAAACGCGGAGTGTACCTTCTTGATCACCGCGCGGACGAGGATCACAACCGTCTCGTGATCAGCCTTGTAGGAGCGCCGGGCCCCATTCAGGACGCCCTCATCGAAGCGGCTAAGATCGCGGAGAAAAATATAGATATGAACGCGCATCAGGGCGGACATCCGCGCATCGGCGCGGTGGACGTCGTTCCGTTCACTCCCATCAAAGGCATCTCAATGGAAGAGTGCATCAAGCTCGCGCATGATTTCGGCGAACGTTATTACAAAGAAACAGGCATCCCCGTCTATTTCTACGAGGACGCCGCGCGTATCCCTGAGAGAAAACGCCTTGAAGTGATCCGCAAGGGTCAGTACGAGGTGCTCAAAGACGAAGCGAAGACCAATCCCGACCGCAAGCCCGATGTAGGCGAAGCCAGCCTCCACGCGACAGCCGGCGCCACGGTCATCGGCGCGCGCAAGTTCCTCGTAGCCTACAACGTCAATCTCAACACGCCGGACGTCAACATCGCCAAGAACATCGCAAAGGCCGTCCGCTCGTCGTCAGGCGGCTTTAGCTGCGTGAAGGGCATCGGGCTTGCGCTTGAAGAGCGCGGCATCACACAGGTGAGCATGAACCTCGTCGACTATGAAAAGAACTCCCTCTACAGAGTGCTTGAAACGATACGCATGGAAGCAAAGCGCTACGGCGTCGAAGTGCTTGAGACAGAAGTCTACGGCATGATCCCCGTAAACGCGATACTTGAAAGCGCCGCCTACTATTTGCAGATCGCTGGCTTCGACCCGGAGCAGGTGCTTGAGCTCCGTCTTCTTGAGCTTATGGGAGAAAAGGCTGAATAGCATGAAAAAACTTTACAGGAACATGCGGCTGTTCACTCCTGTAGACAACGGCAAGCCCTTGGCCGGAGCGGAACAGTCGAAAGTAAAAGAGATAAAGAATGCCGCTATGCTGGTCTCAAACGGCCTCATCGAAAAGGTCGGCCCAGAGGAAGAGGTGCTTAAAGGCCTCGACCGCGCTGAGATATGCTTTGAAAAGGATTTCGGCGGAGCCTGCGTCATTCCCGGCTTCGTCGACCCGCACACCCACCTCTGCTTTGCGAAGCGCCGCGAAGATGAGTTCGGTATGCGCCTCGCCGGACGTCCCTACCTTGAGATACTCAAAGCTGGCGGCGGCATCCTGGCCTCCGTCAACGCGGTGAAGGCGGCGACAGAAGAGGAGCTTTTCAACGCTACTAAGCGTCTTGCCATGTCGGCTCTCAAAAAGGGAACTACGACCATTGAGATAAAGAGCGGCTACGGACTTTCGCTTGACCTTGAGCTTAAGATGCTTGAAGTCATCAAAAGAATCGGCGCAGAGACTCCGCTTGACGTCATTCCGACCTTCATGGGAGCGCACGCCGTGCCGCAGGCATACAAAGACTGCCCAGATAAATTCCTGGACGAGGTGCTTGTAAACGAGATGCTGCCCAAAGTGAAGGCGCAGGGCATAGCGGAATTCTGCGACGTCTTCTGCGAAGAGGGTGTATTCTCCGTAGATCAGAGCCGCAGACTGCTTACGGCCGCGAAGGCTCTTGGCTTCGACACGAAGATACACGCGGACGAAGTGCACGACACCGGCGGCGCTGGCCTCGCGGCTGAACTTGCCACAAGATCCGCAGAACATCTTCTTGCGGCGAGCGAGGAAAATCTTCGCGCTATGGGCAAGGCCGGAACGATAGCGGTGCTCTTGCCAGCTACGGCCTACAGCCTCAAGAAGCCCTATGCCAAGGGCCGCGATATGGTGGACTGGGGAGTGCCTGTAGCTATGGCTACGGACTGCAACCCCGGCTCCTGCTTCTGCGAATCAGTGCCGTTCATCTTCGGCCTCGGCGTAATGAACATGGACCTCTCCGTTGAGGAGGCGCTTGTGGCCACCACGCTGAACGCGGCCTACGCGGTCAACCGCGCCTCAAAGGTCGGCAGCCTCGAAGCCGGAAAACAGGCGGACTTCCTCGTCCTTGACGGAGCCGCGCCCACGACGCTCGCCTACCACGCAGGCAGCACCTCCGTCGAAGAGGTCTACAAGCTCGGAGAAAAAGTGGCGTAACGATTTTTTAATAATCGTTTGCAAAAAGTAAACCAACATTGTCCCGTCGCGAGATAATTTTCGCGGCGGGCTTTTTGTTGTGGTTCGGCGATGAAAAAGCTGTTACAATTACGTAAGAAATATATACTATACGGAGGAATCGAGATGAAAAAAAGCACCCTTTTTACGCTTATAGCCTCTCTTCTGTTCTTTATAGCCACGGAGGCGAGGGCTGACGCGGCGCGGCTTTTATCTATGGAGCTTCTTGGAGGAGTCATCCAGAATGTCTCAACGGATTGTTAC is part of the Cloacibacillus sp. genome and harbors:
- the hutI gene encoding imidazolonepropionase, coding for MKKLYRNMRLFTPVDNGKPLAGAEQSKVKEIKNAAMLVSNGLIEKVGPEEEVLKGLDRAEICFEKDFGGACVIPGFVDPHTHLCFAKRREDEFGMRLAGRPYLEILKAGGGILASVNAVKAATEEELFNATKRLAMSALKKGTTTIEIKSGYGLSLDLELKMLEVIKRIGAETPLDVIPTFMGAHAVPQAYKDCPDKFLDEVLVNEMLPKVKAQGIAEFCDVFCEEGVFSVDQSRRLLTAAKALGFDTKIHADEVHDTGGAGLAAELATRSAEHLLAASEENLRAMGKAGTIAVLLPATAYSLKKPYAKGRDMVDWGVPVAMATDCNPGSCFCESVPFIFGLGVMNMDLSVEEALVATTLNAAYAVNRASKVGSLEAGKQADFLVLDGAAPTTLAYHAGSTSVEEVYKLGEKVA
- the hutH gene encoding histidine ammonia-lyase, with amino-acid sequence MSTVVLNGKSLTLQDVVNVARKGYKIEIAPEAKEQIKECAQAVLNWVQEGRVVYGITTGFGDLASVSIPEDKCRTLQENLLLSHACGMGEPYAEDVVRAIMLLRINTLSRGYSGISLNTLQQMVDYLNKGIIPVVPTQGSVGASGDLCPLSHIAITLIGHGDVFYKGERMHVTEALKKEGMTPVQLQPKEGLALNNGTTVMNAVAALCVADAEIMMKNADIAASMSAEALHAVPYAFDKRTHELRPHVGQGVVAENMRRLIEGSEIVEHFKKDRVQDAYSLRCLPQVNGSCRDALGYVKEKVEIEINSVTDNPIVFFKDGDVISGGNFHGEPLAMVMDFFGIAVAEFASIAERRVARMVDHKLSDLPPFLVSDSGVNSGFMIPQYTAAALVSENKVLAHPSVVDSIPTSANQEDHVSMGGYSARKARQILDNTNKVIAIEYVNAAQGMDFRAPLKPGKGSEAAFKEFRKHIPFYEKDQYMQPLLLKSLELVEAGTIVEAVEEKIGALK
- a CDS encoding cyclodeaminase/cyclohydrolase family protein, which translates into the protein MKFEEMTVGAFIDELASNSPAPGGGSVAALCGSLASGLTSMVGNLTIGKEKYKDNWDTMQQVFDASEKLRADFVKLMNDDTESFNVFMAAMKMPKDTDEEKAARKTAMAEATKTATEVPLLTLETCAEAAKLAFEAASFGNPNAASDAGSAALLADAAGKAASYNVRINLPGVKDEAFAAQCGERMKKALAEIADYSVKTAAKMEEALG
- a CDS encoding urocanate hydratase; amino-acid sequence: MHDASGKALELRLEFPNGLPKKPEFEPGIRRAPNRGQVLNDKEVVLALKNALRYIPEEYHKELAPEFLEEYKEHGRIYGYRFRPAGKLYGKPIDEYKGKCTEGKAFQVMIENNLDFDVALYPYELVTYGETGQVCQNWMQYLLIKKYLEVLTADQTLVVQSGHPLGLFRSHPSAPRVILTNGLMVGLFDDPENFRRATALGVANYGQMTAGGWMYIGPQGIVHGTYNTLLNAGRKMFHLPEGKGLAGHLFISSGLGGMSGAQPKAADIAGAASIIAEVDPSRIDTRHSQGWVSKRTTDLAEAFKWAEEAMAAGEALSIAYEGNIVDLLQYALDHDKKVELLSDQTSCHAVYDGGYCPQGVSFEERTRLLGEDKEEFKRLVDKSLKKHFELVKALAARGTYFFDYGNAFMRAVFDAGVKEIALNGENTFEGFIFPSYVEDIMGPLLFDYGYGPFRWCCLSRDPEDLKKTDMAAMDCIDPKRRFQDHDNWVWIRDAEKNQLVVGTQCRILYQDEEGRMKIALKFNEMVRNGEIGPVMIGRDHHDVSGTDSPFRETSNIKDGSNIMGEMAIHCFAGNCARGMSLVALHNGGGVGTGKSINGGFGLVLDGSERIDRTILESMSWDVMSGVARRAWARNDHAIETVETFNAKRSDGHITLPYIADEEYLTELVKTTK
- the ftcD gene encoding glutamate formimidoyltransferase, with the translated sequence MAMQLIECVPNFSEGRRQNVIDEIVNCFKGKRGVYLLDHRADEDHNRLVISLVGAPGPIQDALIEAAKIAEKNIDMNAHQGGHPRIGAVDVVPFTPIKGISMEECIKLAHDFGERYYKETGIPVYFYEDAARIPERKRLEVIRKGQYEVLKDEAKTNPDRKPDVGEASLHATAGATVIGARKFLVAYNVNLNTPDVNIAKNIAKAVRSSSGGFSCVKGIGLALEERGITQVSMNLVDYEKNSLYRVLETIRMEAKRYGVEVLETEVYGMIPVNAILESAAYYLQIAGFDPEQVLELRLLELMGEKAE